Genomic window (Dictyoglomus sp. NZ13-RE01):
TTGAAAATAGAGGGGAAATTGTTGGAGTCTCTTTACATCATCCTCATGGTCAGATATATGCTATGCCTTTTATACCACCAATCATTGAGAAAGAGATAAATTCTGCAAAAGAATTTTGGAATAATTACAATAAGTGTCTTTTTTGTTCTGTCTTAGAAAGAGAAGTAAAGGAAGAAATTAGAGTTGTTTATGAGAATAAATATTTTGTAGCTTTTATGCCTTACTATGGTAAATTCCCTTTTGAGCTTCATATCTATCCTAAAAGACACTTAGGATCTCTTGTGGAGATGACTTATGCAGAAAAGATGTACCTGGCGGAAATAATTCAAAAAATAACTAAAGGGTATGACAACGTCTATGGCTACAACTTTTCCTATATGATGCTCCTTCATCAAAAACCATCTAAAGGTGATTATCCTTTTTATCATTTTCACATTGAATTTTATTCTCTTCATAGAGACAGGGATAAAATTAAGTATCTTGCCAGTATAGAGTCTGGAACTGGAACCTTTGTTAATCCTTTATCTCCTGAGGATTCAGCAAGACTATTGAGGGATAGTATAAGGAGGCTCTCATTATGAGTTTGAAAGATTTTTTTGGAAATCTTGATAAGGTTAGAGGTTTTCAGGCTCCTGGTAGAATAAATCTAATTGGAGAGCATACTGATTATCATTTTGGCTTTGTTTTGCCATGTGCAATCAATAGACATTTTAAATTTTATATAAGAGAGAATAATACAAAGAAAGTAAGGGTATATTCAAATAACTTTTCTGAGGTATGTGAAATTGATCTTGATAATATTGAATATAGTTACGAATATCCTTGGAGTAATTATATTAGAGGAGTATTAAAAGAAATAAAAGAGAAGGTAAAAGAGATTCCTGGATTTGATGGTTACGTAGATAGTGATATTCCTATGGGAGCTGGGCTTTCCAGCTCTGCTGCCTATGAGGTATCTGTAGCTTATGGAGTTTGTAAATATTTCAATTTTTCAATAGATCTATTAGATATAGTGAAGTTATCACAGAGGGCTGAAAATGAGTTTGTTGGAGCAAGATGTGGGATTATGGATCAATTTATTTCTGCCTTTGGGAAGGAAAAGCATGCCCTTTTAATAGATACTCGTTCCTTAGAGTATCAGTATATTCCCTTTGATATAAATAGAAAGAATTTAGAACTTGTAGTTATAGATACAAAAGTTAAACATTCAATTGCTGGAGAGGGTTATTCTACAAGAAGAAGAGAAGGGGAGGAGGCAGTTGAAATATTAAAGAAATATCTTCCTATAACATCTCTAAGGGATTTAGATGAGGATGGATTTAAAAAAGCCATGGAGGTTTTACCGACCGTATTAAGAAAGAGAGTAGAACATGTTTATAATGAAAACAGAAGGGTATTGGAATTTGTTAAAGCTCTTAAGGAAGATAGATGGGAAGCTTTAAAAGACTTGATGTTAGAATCTCATAACAGTCTTAGATACCTATATGAGGTTACCTGTGATGAGTTAGATTTTCTTGTGGAAAAGGCTTTAGAATATAATGCTTTTGCATCAAGAATGACAGGAGGAGGTTTTGGAGGATCGACTATCAATCTTGTTCACAGTAACATATTAGATGATTGGACTAACAAAATAAAAGAAAGCTATAAAGAAAGATTTGGATTTTATCCAGATGTGTATGTATTAGAGACATCAGATGGGGTAAAGGAAATATAATGGTTGTGCTATAATATATTTGGGAGGTGATATATTCAAATACCTAATTTGGATATTAGATGATAGATGCAATCTTAATTGTAGTCACTGTTATGTACATTCTCGCGGTTGGAGAAGAGAAATAACTAAGGAGAGAGGATTAAAGTTAATTGAAGAAATTAGTTCTTTAGGTTTTACAGATATAGATTTTACAGGTGGGGAACCTTTATTAATCCCAGAAATTTTTGATTATATTAGAAAATCTAAAAACCTGGGCTTAAACGTATCAATAAACACAAATGGAATATTACTTAATGAGGAAATAATTGATTTTTTAAAAGAAAATAATGTTTATGTATATGTTTCCGTTGATGGTCCTTTCAAAGAGATATACGAAAAGGTTAGAGGAGCAAATACTTTTGATAAGTTATCTAACAACTTGAAATTATTAAAAGAAAAAAATCTTAAATATTCAATTATATTCTCTATATCAAAACTAAATTACAAGTATGCAAAAGATATGGTTTCATTTGCAAAGAAATATAATGCTAAGTTATGTATGATTCCTGTTATTCCTTCTGGAGAAGCTAAAAAAAATGAAATTTACATAGAAAAAGATGAATTAATATCTGCTATAAGGGAAGTTAAAGATTGTGCAGAGATTAATAAATATACTGTAGAGATATGGTGTGCACCGTTTTTAAGACTTCTATTTAATTCCCCATATCTCGAAATCGATAGTTGTCCTATAACAGAAGTTCTTGATATATCACCAAATGGTGATGTATTACTATGCGATGTTATTGATTTGCCTTTATCTGAGATTAGAACTAAATCCCTTAAAGAGGCAATAGAAGAAGTGATAGAGCATCCTTTATATAAAGAGGTTACAAAGATAAAAGACGACTGTAAAGGATGTAAAATAGAAGAATTCTGTAAAGGTGGATGTTTTGCAAGATCTTATATCTTAACTAAAAGTCTCTTGAGTAAAGATCCTTACTGTCCTAAGGTATCAACAGGTGTGTTATAAAATAAAAGGGAGGAGTTTTTCATACTCCTCCCTTTTTTAAAATTATCCAAATAGTATTTTCATGCTTTCTTCATGGTCTAAGTCCATAACGTAAGGAATTCCAGTTACTCGTGCTGCTTCTTCTGTTAATGCTACAAGATCATCTCTTGATATATATTCTAATTTAAACTTTCTTGCTCCTGCCATAAATTGTTTTAATCCTACTGCAAGTCTATCAAAGTACCCATACACTCCTAAAGCGGATGGAGGAATCTTTTTCCAGTCTTCCCCATAAATCTTCTTCATTTCTGCAACAGCAGTAAATATTTCCTCAATTTCATCACCATATTCTTTATATTCTGCTGGAACTTTACCAGATTTTACCATCTCACCTATAGTTTTACCAACCATTGCTGCTGTTAAAGTGGCTCTTCCCATTGCCACTAATTTTACATAGGGTGCACCTAAAGCAAGTCCCTTAAAAATATG
Coding sequences:
- the galT gene encoding galactose-1-phosphate uridylyltransferase, which encodes MSSELRWHPFLKEWVIVAGKVQERPVLPAKNACPLCYGGAEVPKPFDVAVFENRYPSLTKEVNDVTPFEDEIYKRRGGQGVCEVVLYTMDHDSALSRMPLEQIEKLVLVWEDRYKDLSSLPFVEYVQIFENRGEIVGVSLHHPHGQIYAMPFIPPIIEKEINSAKEFWNNYNKCLFCSVLEREVKEEIRVVYENKYFVAFMPYYGKFPFELHIYPKRHLGSLVEMTYAEKMYLAEIIQKITKGYDNVYGYNFSYMMLLHQKPSKGDYPFYHFHIEFYSLHRDRDKIKYLASIESGTGTFVNPLSPEDSARLLRDSIRRLSL
- the galK gene encoding galactokinase — protein: MSLKDFFGNLDKVRGFQAPGRINLIGEHTDYHFGFVLPCAINRHFKFYIRENNTKKVRVYSNNFSEVCEIDLDNIEYSYEYPWSNYIRGVLKEIKEKVKEIPGFDGYVDSDIPMGAGLSSSAAYEVSVAYGVCKYFNFSIDLLDIVKLSQRAENEFVGARCGIMDQFISAFGKEKHALLIDTRSLEYQYIPFDINRKNLELVVIDTKVKHSIAGEGYSTRRREGEEAVEILKKYLPITSLRDLDEDGFKKAMEVLPTVLRKRVEHVYNENRRVLEFVKALKEDRWEALKDLMLESHNSLRYLYEVTCDELDFLVEKALEYNAFASRMTGGGFGGSTINLVHSNILDDWTNKIKESYKERFGFYPDVYVLETSDGVKEI
- a CDS encoding radical SAM/SPASM domain-containing protein, which gives rise to MFKYLIWILDDRCNLNCSHCYVHSRGWRREITKERGLKLIEEISSLGFTDIDFTGGEPLLIPEIFDYIRKSKNLGLNVSINTNGILLNEEIIDFLKENNVYVYVSVDGPFKEIYEKVRGANTFDKLSNNLKLLKEKNLKYSIIFSISKLNYKYAKDMVSFAKKYNAKLCMIPVIPSGEAKKNEIYIEKDELISAIREVKDCAEINKYTVEIWCAPFLRLLFNSPYLEIDSCPITEVLDISPNGDVLLCDVIDLPLSEIRTKSLKEAIEEVIEHPLYKEVTKIKDDCKGCKIEEFCKGGCFARSYILTKSLLSKDPYCPKVSTGVL